The Selenihalanaerobacter shriftii genome has a segment encoding these proteins:
- the hflX gene encoding GTPase HflX, with product MIIITELRGNLSGLKNRTIEELEELTNEVFSSSDLVDNNFLHKIINKIEIIERRLAILINRRGEVLRIRVGNLTEEFFENMAQRRSNQRLSGLRCIYLTFDQDLDTKTDILLKEYRLDLVLHIRLDDLQSIEAKIHYPQVKRGEIVLGSKVEGPFQVKQLNMIDYLTEVQSIEEKLSKEEAIKVQEREEERAILVGLETSNNKSFVQKETLVELRSLVQTAGLKVAGEEIQHREQLDSRYYIGYGKVKELKELKYTLGANVIIFDHELNPAQQRNLEEELEIKVIDRTQVILDIFAQHANTREGKLQIELAQLNYLLPRLTGKGVELSRLAGGIGTRGPGESKLEVDRRRIRKRINNLNKKIDKAQKTRFTQRSRRRLPTVSLVGYTNAGKSTLLNKLTSANVMVKDELFATLDSNTCKLKLPIGREILISDTVGFIRKLPHQLIAAFRATLEEVEESDILLHVVDVSQADYEEKIDAVLEVLSELDVLEKPIVTVLNKIDMIDDREKIKLIKQEIEDSLAISAVKGEGIDKLLERISGLVLDTMVEIELLLPYSDAGSLDLIHQSGKVIEEDYNNKGIFIKARVSQEIADSVDEDYIVSMEPLV from the coding sequence GTGATTATAATTACAGAATTAAGAGGGAATCTCTCTGGATTAAAAAATAGAACTATTGAAGAGTTAGAAGAACTAACAAATGAGGTATTTTCAAGTTCTGATCTAGTAGATAATAACTTTCTACACAAGATAATTAATAAAATAGAGATAATTGAGCGGAGATTAGCTATTTTAATTAATAGGAGAGGTGAAGTTTTAAGAATTAGAGTTGGAAATTTAACTGAAGAATTCTTTGAAAATATGGCTCAAAGAAGAAGTAACCAAAGATTGAGTGGATTAAGATGTATTTATTTAACTTTTGATCAAGATCTAGATACAAAAACAGATATTCTTTTAAAGGAATATAGGTTAGATTTAGTATTGCATATTAGATTAGATGATTTGCAATCTATTGAAGCTAAGATTCATTATCCACAAGTAAAAAGAGGAGAAATAGTCTTAGGTAGTAAAGTAGAAGGTCCGTTTCAGGTTAAGCAGTTAAATATGATAGATTATCTTACTGAGGTTCAATCTATTGAGGAAAAGTTAAGTAAAGAAGAGGCCATTAAAGTACAAGAGAGAGAAGAAGAAAGGGCTATTTTAGTCGGATTAGAGACTTCTAACAATAAGAGTTTTGTACAAAAAGAGACTCTAGTCGAGTTACGTAGTTTAGTACAAACAGCAGGCTTAAAAGTTGCAGGGGAAGAGATCCAACATAGAGAGCAGCTTGATAGTCGGTATTATATAGGTTATGGGAAAGTGAAAGAATTAAAAGAGTTAAAGTATACCTTAGGAGCCAATGTTATTATCTTTGATCATGAATTGAATCCAGCACAGCAACGGAATTTAGAAGAAGAATTGGAGATTAAGGTGATTGATCGTACTCAGGTAATCCTAGATATCTTTGCTCAACATGCCAATACAAGAGAAGGAAAATTACAGATTGAATTAGCTCAATTAAATTATTTATTGCCAAGGTTAACTGGAAAAGGTGTAGAGTTATCTAGATTAGCTGGAGGTATTGGAACTAGAGGTCCAGGAGAGAGTAAATTAGAGGTTGATAGACGAAGAATTAGAAAAAGAATTAATAATTTAAATAAAAAGATTGATAAAGCTCAAAAGACAAGGTTTACTCAAAGATCTAGACGGAGACTTCCAACTGTATCTTTAGTAGGTTATACTAATGCTGGAAAGTCTACATTATTAAATAAATTAACATCAGCTAATGTTATGGTTAAAGATGAATTATTTGCAACTTTAGATTCTAATACTTGCAAGCTGAAACTGCCGATAGGGAGAGAAATTTTAATCAGTGATACGGTAGGGTTTATTCGTAAGTTGCCTCATCAGTTAATAGCAGCTTTTAGGGCTACTTTAGAAGAAGTAGAGGAATCCGATATTCTATTACATGTAGTTGATGTTAGTCAAGCAGATTATGAAGAAAAGATAGATGCTGTTTTAGAAGTTTTGAGTGAATTAGATGTATTAGAAAAACCAATAGTTACTGTATTGAATAAAATAGACATGATTGATGATAGAGAAAAGATAAAATTAATTAAACAAGAAATTGAAGATAGTTTAGCTATATCAGCAGTTAAAGGAGAAGGAATAGATAAATTATTAGAGAGGATATCAGGTTTGGTTTTAGATACCATGGTTGAAATAGAATTACTTTTGCCTTATTCAGATGCAGGAAGTTTAGATCTTATACATCAGAGTGGGAAAGTAATAGAAGAAGATTATAATAATAAAGGAATCTTCATCAAAGCTAGAGTCAGCCAAGAAATAGCTGATTCAGTTGATGAAGATTATATTGTTTCTATGGAGCCTTTAGTTTAA
- a CDS encoding sugar transferase codes for MAKLDSEVINSKINRSILKQKRNNNLRYHLYLSTKRLLDIIVSVLGLILTLPIMLIVAIAIKIDTPGPIIFKQSRLGLNGEEFIIYKFRSMVKNAEAETGPVWAKKNDPRITKVGHFIRKRRIDELPQFLNILKGEMSLVGPRPERPVFIDKFSKNYTDFRDRLLIKPGITGLAQVTGGYELSPHQKVRLDIFYIKKRGLLLDIKVLLKTVLIIILGNGAR; via the coding sequence ATGGCTAAGTTAGATTCTGAAGTTATTAATTCTAAAATTAATAGGTCAATTTTAAAACAAAAGAGAAATAATAATTTGAGATATCATTTGTATTTATCTACTAAACGATTATTAGATATAATTGTTTCTGTGCTTGGTTTAATATTGACTTTACCGATAATGTTAATAGTAGCTATTGCAATTAAGATTGACACCCCTGGACCGATTATATTTAAACAATCAAGGCTTGGTTTAAATGGTGAAGAATTTATAATTTATAAATTTAGATCGATGGTAAAGAATGCAGAGGCAGAAACAGGACCAGTTTGGGCTAAAAAGAATGATCCAAGAATAACTAAAGTAGGTCATTTTATTCGCAAGAGACGTATAGATGAATTACCTCAGTTTTTGAATATATTAAAAGGCGAGATGTCTTTAGTAGGTCCTAGACCAGAACGGCCAGTCTTTATTGATAAATTTAGTAAAAATTATACTGATTTTAGAGATCGATTATTAATTAAACCAGGAATAACAGGATTAGCACAGGTAACAGGAGGGTATGAGCTAAGTCCTCACCAAAAGGTGAGACTAGATATATTCTACATAAAGAAACGAGGATTGCTCTTAGATATTAAGGTATTATTAAAAACGGTATTAATTATTATCTTAGGCAATGGAGCACGATGA
- a CDS encoding cytochrome c3 family protein encodes MNINKKITIFLLMNLVILLIFTTFVEADTYDVRDSVHNLSATGSGDIKSFEADNYCLYCHTPHDAAPIEPLWNHTMSKESYTLYDSSTIDATDIDQPNDSSTLCLSCHDGTIAMGDVVNIRSVGNEMITDSGTGKLGDLETFSDTAKANLGVNITDDHPISFVYDNILAESDGELEDPNIASSGLGDTIKNDMLGDNSRLQCASCHNPHNNTYGDFLIKDNTGGDLCTTCHNKTGWTTGNAHYDVGVTCNDCHTPHSAAQSAGLKASTEEQLCYTCHDDSGNRYDEWTSVVDIGSVIDNVNNNGGSTHPIEDSNLASRHYALENNEPSTELPVAAVNKHSECSDCHDPHQVTLSNPLKGIPGFDLSGTLITSVTNSYELCYKCHQGANGLQESIDSVKYTFDNRTSTHGNGTNAEKCTKCHGGNSEDISGEAVHGSNEDGLLTEPQFVNVDSPSTSDLCVSCHDNSTASEGPPKIYFINATGSQHNTKCTACHGDSVNYNSNINYGSETGVPHGSNVSQLLKSTQPEVCVDCHSSRSDMNSGHPMNITNDGSVYPQIVRPITWTSGCQACHTQDGASSPAPHGTDYTNLLMMSIDPTNGTCDDCHDMPGGIHSKGSHWQYSNCTNCHIEQPHITDGVGYSHKVVEVADGFNNSEITSYSKTTTNYSCDATCHMKNPRTYSP; translated from the coding sequence ATGAATATTAATAAAAAGATCACAATTTTTTTGCTAATGAATCTAGTTATACTGCTTATTTTTACTACTTTTGTTGAGGCAGACACATATGATGTAAGGGATTCAGTACACAATCTATCTGCTACAGGATCAGGAGATATAAAATCATTTGAAGCGGATAATTACTGTCTTTATTGTCATACACCTCATGATGCAGCTCCAATTGAGCCACTATGGAATCATACAATGTCAAAAGAATCTTATACTCTTTATGATAGTTCAACAATTGATGCAACAGATATTGATCAACCAAATGACTCATCCACTTTATGTTTAAGTTGTCATGATGGAACGATTGCTATGGGGGATGTGGTCAATATTCGTTCCGTAGGTAATGAGATGATAACTGATAGTGGCACTGGTAAATTAGGTGATTTAGAAACTTTTTCAGATACAGCTAAAGCTAATTTGGGAGTTAATATTACTGATGATCATCCAATTAGTTTTGTTTATGATAATATATTAGCAGAATCAGATGGCGAATTAGAGGATCCTAATATTGCTTCTAGTGGTTTAGGTGATACTATTAAGAATGATATGTTAGGTGATAATTCTAGACTTCAATGTGCTTCTTGTCATAACCCACATAATAATACTTATGGAGATTTTTTAATTAAAGATAATACTGGTGGTGACTTATGTACTACTTGTCATAATAAGACTGGCTGGACAACCGGAAATGCTCATTACGATGTTGGTGTTACTTGTAATGATTGTCATACGCCTCATAGTGCTGCTCAATCAGCAGGATTAAAAGCATCTACAGAAGAACAGTTATGTTATACGTGTCATGATGATAGTGGTAACCGTTATGATGAATGGACTTCTGTGGTAGACATTGGTAGTGTAATAGATAATGTCAATAATAATGGTGGATCTACACATCCAATAGAAGATTCAAATTTAGCAAGTAGACATTATGCTTTAGAGAATAACGAGCCAAGTACCGAATTGCCAGTTGCTGCTGTTAATAAACATTCAGAATGCTCTGATTGTCATGATCCACACCAAGTAACTTTGAGTAATCCTTTAAAAGGAATACCAGGTTTTGATTTAAGTGGTACTTTAATTACCTCAGTCACTAATAGCTATGAGTTATGTTATAAATGTCATCAAGGGGCTAATGGCCTACAGGAGAGTATAGATAGTGTGAAATATACTTTTGATAATAGAACTAGCACACATGGTAACGGAACTAATGCAGAGAAATGTACTAAATGTCACGGTGGTAATAGTGAAGATATAAGTGGAGAAGCAGTTCACGGTTCAAATGAAGATGGTTTATTAACTGAGCCACAGTTTGTCAATGTAGACAGTCCAAGCACAAGTGATCTTTGTGTAAGCTGTCATGATAATAGCACAGCTAGTGAAGGCCCTCCTAAAATTTATTTTATCAATGCTACTGGGTCACAGCATAATACTAAATGTACAGCTTGTCATGGTGATAGTGTTAATTATAATTCTAATATAAATTACGGTAGCGAAACTGGTGTACCACATGGGTCTAATGTAAGTCAACTCTTAAAGAGTACTCAGCCGGAGGTATGTGTTGATTGTCATAGTAGTAGGTCAGACATGAATAGTGGTCATCCAATGAATATTACCAATGATGGCAGTGTTTATCCGCAGATAGTAAGACCAATAACCTGGACATCAGGTTGTCAGGCTTGTCATACTCAAGATGGTGCTTCGAGTCCTGCACCACATGGTACTGATTATACGAATCTATTAATGATGAGCATTGATCCTACTAATGGCACTTGTGATGATTGTCATGATATGCCAGGTGGTATTCATTCTAAAGGAAGTCATTGGCAATATAGTAATTGTACCAATTGTCATATCGAACAGCCACATATTACAGATGGTGTAGGATATAGTCATAAGGTAGTAGAGGTAGCAGATGGATTTAATAATTCGGAAATTACTTCTTATAGTAAGACAACGACAAATTATAGTTGTGATGCTACATGTCATATGAAGAACCCACGTACGTATTCTCCATAA
- a CDS encoding 6-bladed beta-propeller yields the protein MKSYNEFNYNILRKKVLLILLIVVVIINIVFVFKAYGVSKKEVNFTKYWPSPENVKIKFIRSISNAEQLQPKQEEKKSLWSKFTNFVFGEKENKTRLQRPFSLSSSNEELYIADPTAQAVYKIDFNENEMNKFLYKDKGSFFSKDGDSYFSNPIDVVVDDKRIFVSDSAQQEVLVFSNDGELIKRLGTDKLKRPTGLGVNREKNQLYIVDTIENKVYIYDTETYKLIKIFGKRGVKPGRFNYPIDIFIRNEKVYISDSMNFRVQIFDLKGDFISEFGHLGDSSGSFARPKGIAVDSEGHIYVVDALFGAVQIFNEEGKLLLVVGEKGTDLGQFWLPTGIHIDKQDNIYIADSYNHRIQIFKYLGK from the coding sequence GTGAAAAGTTATAATGAATTTAACTATAATATTTTAAGAAAGAAAGTATTACTGATATTACTAATTGTAGTGGTTATTATAAATATAGTTTTTGTTTTCAAGGCTTATGGTGTTTCAAAGAAAGAAGTAAATTTCACCAAATATTGGCCATCACCAGAAAATGTTAAAATTAAATTTATACGTAGTATTTCTAATGCAGAACAGCTACAGCCTAAGCAGGAAGAAAAGAAAAGTTTGTGGAGTAAGTTTACAAACTTTGTGTTTGGAGAAAAAGAGAATAAAACAAGATTGCAACGTCCTTTTAGTTTAAGTAGTTCTAATGAAGAATTATATATAGCAGACCCTACTGCTCAAGCAGTATATAAAATAGATTTTAATGAAAATGAAATGAATAAATTTTTATATAAAGATAAAGGATCATTCTTTTCTAAAGATGGAGATAGTTATTTTAGTAACCCTATTGATGTAGTAGTAGATGATAAAAGGATATTTGTTTCTGATTCGGCCCAACAAGAAGTTTTAGTCTTTTCTAATGATGGTGAATTAATTAAACGGTTAGGAACTGATAAATTAAAGAGACCTACAGGATTAGGAGTTAATAGAGAGAAAAATCAATTATACATAGTAGATACTATAGAAAATAAGGTTTATATTTATGATACTGAGACTTATAAATTGATTAAAATTTTTGGAAAACGAGGAGTAAAACCAGGTAGGTTTAATTATCCAATTGATATTTTCATAAGAAATGAAAAAGTCTATATTAGTGATTCAATGAATTTTAGAGTTCAAATCTTTGATTTAAAAGGTGATTTTATTTCTGAATTTGGTCATTTAGGAGATAGTTCTGGTAGCTTTGCTCGCCCAAAGGGGATAGCTGTTGATAGTGAAGGACATATTTATGTAGTTGATGCTTTATTTGGAGCAGTGCAGATTTTTAATGAAGAAGGAAAATTATTATTAGTTGTAGGAGAGAAAGGCACAGATTTAGGGCAATTTTGGTTACCAACAGGGATACATATTGATAAACAAGATAATATCTATATAGCAGATTCCTATAATCATCGGATACAGATATTTAAGTATTTAGGAAAGTAA
- a CDS encoding O-antigen ligase family protein, giving the protein MKGIKRIKNYLYLIPIAFMISIIPFIVYLKKIHLQKFLLRYWTGAKFNWDYFSYYKMVWILISTIIAIILFVIYLLKRNNLKNTYYYIPLGVYALFIILSSLLSEYQSVAFLGFPDRYEGMFTLLSYLIITFITINLVNTKKDIKFIIGSLLVSAFVLSILGIFQYFGLDLFRTMKGLLLILPQELHTVVDTIDAKFPLYTIYATLYNPNYVGSYTSILFSFSLGLYVLIKDRQHKLLSGVFSLLMFATWLGSRSRAGIVGGFFAIILLFVLLHKRIIKEYKYILGIICCFIIVFSIMNYAANGDLGSELLSLGRETELAFGEGEVSNLKDIKINGKELSIVTETEKLNVVVMKNDNLEFYNRAGEKILDSYTKYPDPYESNQYVNIIELNDKQYKNYHFVYVPNKDLLHLEYDKLFGNRRMKVNFKVTPTGFRVMGIKKHLYKLKEVEYWGFENKERLASGRGFIWSRSLPLLKNSFITGYGPDTYALYFPQNDFVGKLKTFGSTLKIVDKPHNLYLQIAINTGIISLLAFLSLVISYFFSSIKIYSFSNFDNIHEIIGASILIALTGYLMTAFFNDSVVSVAPIFWILLGIGISINLKLKKSNDQDLMT; this is encoded by the coding sequence TTGAAAGGAATTAAAAGGATCAAAAACTACTTATATTTGATACCTATAGCTTTTATGATTAGTATTATTCCGTTTATAGTATATTTAAAAAAGATTCATTTACAAAAATTCCTACTTAGATACTGGACTGGTGCTAAGTTTAATTGGGATTATTTCTCTTATTATAAGATGGTATGGATTTTGATTTCTACTATTATTGCTATAATATTATTCGTTATTTACTTATTAAAGAGAAATAATTTAAAGAATACTTATTACTATATACCTTTAGGGGTTTATGCTTTATTTATCATTCTTTCGTCGTTATTATCTGAATATCAATCTGTCGCTTTTTTAGGGTTTCCTGATCGCTATGAAGGGATGTTTACATTGCTTTCATATTTAATCATAACATTTATCACAATAAATTTAGTTAATACTAAAAAAGATATAAAATTTATAATAGGGTCTCTTCTAGTTTCTGCTTTTGTTTTAAGTATTCTTGGTATTTTTCAATATTTTGGTCTAGACCTTTTTAGGACGATGAAAGGCCTACTATTAATTCTACCTCAGGAGTTACATACTGTAGTAGATACAATAGATGCTAAATTTCCGCTATATACAATATATGCTACATTATATAATCCTAATTATGTCGGGAGTTATACATCAATATTATTTAGCTTTTCTTTAGGGTTATATGTTTTAATTAAAGATAGACAACATAAATTATTATCAGGTGTATTTAGTCTTTTGATGTTTGCTACTTGGTTAGGTTCTCGTTCCCGGGCTGGTATAGTTGGTGGTTTCTTTGCAATAATCCTATTATTTGTATTATTACATAAGAGAATAATTAAAGAGTATAAATATATTTTAGGAATTATTTGTTGTTTCATTATAGTATTTAGCATTATGAATTATGCAGCTAATGGTGACTTAGGAAGTGAATTACTATCTTTAGGAAGAGAGACTGAACTGGCCTTTGGAGAAGGTGAGGTAAGTAATCTCAAGGATATCAAAATTAATGGAAAAGAGCTATCAATAGTAACTGAAACTGAGAAATTAAATGTAGTAGTTATGAAGAATGATAATTTAGAATTCTATAATAGGGCTGGAGAGAAGATTCTTGATTCATATACTAAGTATCCTGATCCCTATGAATCTAACCAATATGTAAATATTATTGAATTGAATGACAAGCAGTATAAGAATTATCATTTTGTATATGTACCGAATAAGGATCTATTACATCTTGAATATGATAAGCTTTTTGGCAATAGGAGAATGAAGGTTAATTTCAAGGTGACCCCAACTGGATTTCGAGTTATGGGGATAAAGAAACATTTATATAAATTGAAGGAGGTAGAGTATTGGGGATTTGAAAATAAAGAAAGGTTAGCATCTGGTAGGGGGTTCATATGGTCTAGATCCTTGCCATTATTAAAGAATTCATTTATTACTGGATATGGACCTGATACTTATGCTCTCTATTTTCCGCAGAATGATTTTGTAGGTAAGCTTAAGACTTTTGGCAGTACCTTAAAAATTGTTGACAAGCCACATAATTTATATCTACAAATTGCAATTAATACTGGTATTATTTCACTTCTAGCCTTTTTATCTTTGGTTATTAGTTACTTCTTTTCAAGTATCAAAATTTATTCATTTAGTAATTTTGATAATATTCATGAAATAATCGGAGCCAGTATTTTAATAGCCTTGACTGGTTATCTGATGACAGCATTCTTTAATGATAGTGTAGTATCTGTTGCACCTATCTTTTGGATTTTATTAGGAATAGGTATTAGCATTAATCTAAAATTAAAGAAGTCTAACGATCAAGACCTAATGACGTAA
- a CDS encoding 6-bladed beta-propeller yields MKTNITNRSLLNYILIFGLMITIMTVGLSIQVLAQDKEDTKDNMYVQDRIKALAITYGSTREESGFKRFLFGAKPLVELNKPFGVAVDESTGKIYVTDAVKSEVLVFKPDGSYLKKIGVGELENPTGIDIVKDKIYVSNSTQNKITVFNIKGDYIKDFGFIADKDDKKRLKRPTGLVIDEKRKRLYVADTRDHNIQIYSLKGKLLKVIGKRGAGHGNFNYPIALAVDQEGHIYVGDTLNYRIQVLNPDGEFIRQIDGGPDQTLGSLPRPKGIAIDNKGRTYVTDGYLQVVQVFDKEGKLLFFFGRPGVNDKQFRLPAEIEIDDKGRIYIIDTMNRRLQVLKLQPPKKEAKSKEVKKAEPTDK; encoded by the coding sequence ATGAAAACGAACATTACAAATAGAAGTTTATTAAATTATATTCTTATATTTGGGTTAATGATTACGATTATGACTGTAGGATTAAGTATTCAGGTGTTAGCACAGGATAAAGAAGACACAAAAGATAATATGTATGTACAAGATCGAATCAAGGCTTTAGCAATTACATATGGTAGTACTCGAGAAGAGTCTGGTTTTAAAAGATTTCTTTTTGGTGCCAAGCCTTTAGTTGAACTCAATAAACCATTCGGAGTTGCTGTAGATGAGTCGACAGGTAAGATATATGTAACCGATGCGGTCAAGAGTGAGGTCTTAGTATTTAAGCCTGATGGTTCTTATCTTAAGAAGATAGGAGTAGGTGAATTAGAGAATCCAACAGGTATTGATATAGTCAAGGATAAAATCTATGTCTCTAACTCTACTCAAAATAAGATTACCGTATTTAATATAAAAGGTGACTATATTAAAGATTTTGGTTTTATAGCAGATAAGGACGACAAGAAGAGACTTAAGAGGCCAACAGGTTTAGTGATTGATGAAAAAAGAAAACGTCTTTATGTGGCAGACACAAGAGATCATAATATTCAGATTTATAGCTTAAAAGGAAAACTTCTCAAGGTAATAGGTAAAAGAGGAGCTGGTCATGGAAACTTCAATTATCCAATTGCATTAGCTGTAGACCAAGAGGGACATATATATGTTGGTGATACTCTTAATTATCGAATTCAAGTTTTAAATCCAGATGGAGAATTTATTAGACAGATTGATGGAGGCCCAGACCAGACATTAGGAAGTTTACCGCGGCCGAAAGGAATTGCGATTGATAACAAAGGTCGGACTTATGTAACCGACGGTTACTTGCAGGTTGTGCAAGTATTTGATAAAGAAGGAAAACTACTTTTCTTTTTCGGAAGGCCTGGTGTTAATGATAAGCAGTTTCGATTACCGGCTGAGATAGAGATTGATGATAAAGGAAGAATATATATTATTGATACTATGAATAGACGTCTGCAGGTGCTAAAACTTCAACCTCCAAAGAAAGAAGCTAAATCGAAAGAAGTTAAGAAGGCTGAACCTACTGATAAATAA
- a CDS encoding cytochrome c3 family protein, with protein sequence MKKIRKRIYIIFMILIAILILSVNNQKIVESKKTNQITSSKDCKLCHVQLYLDWSKTSHYQNFKELSSFSSFNYRSKCEICHNSHNKKEEVLIPSSFEEANQKCGDRCHFTNNDSKKRQRIKIIKQNWIESNHGQGGIACTQCHNQHQSNNLQSKEFCLNCHGPTNVISYSSKTKEHYADKNCIDCHDPHKKSLDLNLFKRKYIHYPIAKSKCFKCHSPHNAFSDKLTKDHDNNLCYKCHSAKEYVFPNTGHAKAQGIIGKGLCVNCHRPHSAGYLPLLRQDITSICLSCHNNYGAHHFLGNIKLRKEIECITCHNPHGGANRSALKVNSQNICKQCHKEA encoded by the coding sequence ATGAAGAAGATTAGAAAAAGAATATATATAATTTTTATGATATTAATTGCTATATTAATCTTATCGGTTAATAATCAAAAAATTGTGGAAAGTAAGAAAACTAACCAAATCACAAGTTCAAAAGACTGTAAGCTTTGTCACGTACAATTGTATCTTGATTGGAGTAAGACGTCTCATTATCAAAATTTTAAAGAGTTATCTTCATTTTCAAGTTTCAATTATCGTAGTAAATGTGAAATTTGCCATAATTCTCATAATAAAAAGGAAGAGGTCTTAATTCCAAGCTCATTTGAAGAAGCTAATCAGAAGTGCGGTGATAGATGTCATTTTACTAATAATGATTCTAAAAAAAGACAGAGAATTAAAATTATTAAACAAAATTGGATAGAAAGTAATCATGGGCAAGGTGGTATAGCTTGTACACAATGTCACAATCAACATCAGTCTAATAATTTACAGAGTAAAGAATTCTGCTTAAATTGTCACGGACCTACAAATGTAATCTCATATTCGAGTAAGACTAAAGAACATTATGCAGATAAGAATTGTATAGATTGTCATGACCCTCATAAAAAGTCATTAGATTTAAATTTATTCAAAAGAAAGTATATACATTATCCAATAGCTAAAAGTAAATGTTTTAAGTGTCATAGTCCTCATAATGCTTTTAGTGACAAACTTACCAAAGATCATGATAATAATTTATGCTATAAATGTCATAGTGCAAAAGAGTATGTATTTCCTAACACAGGTCATGCTAAAGCTCAGGGGATTATAGGTAAGGGATTATGTGTTAATTGTCATAGACCGCATAGTGCAGGTTATTTGCCCTTGCTAAGGCAAGATATAACAAGTATTTGTCTTTCTTGTCATAATAATTATGGAGCACATCATTTCTTAGGAAATATAAAGTTACGAAAGGAAATAGAATGTATTACATGTCATAACCCTCATGGTGGGGCTAATAGATCAGCTTTAAAAGTGAACTCTCAAAATATATGTAAGCAATGTCATAAAGAAGCATAG
- a CDS encoding cytochrome c3 family protein, whose amino-acid sequence MKKIKISLLICLLIFVGLNLTSQNAFAMDSESCKQCHQDVKKSWETSGHAKMGISCLSCHKSNMKLRQDKKEVCSTCHTTGEIKAGGSIGMPQKEVLEGSKVTFFTERDVPSSHSVSGVTCVDCHMPDNKSHSFKFIMPTSLETDNTNKDSQEEKTDNKEKQVASCTTCHRVLPPKLLKRQIVSKQSTITNMQNKVKKLLETNKEFKDQEIYKKAKANYEFTKKDGSKGIHNSIYIRDILKRTAIQLNNLKTNN is encoded by the coding sequence TTGAAAAAAATAAAAATATCATTATTAATTTGTTTATTAATTTTTGTTGGATTAAATTTAACCTCTCAGAATGCTTTTGCCATGGATTCTGAAAGCTGTAAGCAGTGTCACCAAGATGTAAAGAAGAGTTGGGAGACATCGGGTCACGCAAAAATGGGGATATCCTGCTTATCGTGTCATAAATCCAATATGAAATTACGTCAAGATAAGAAAGAAGTTTGTAGTACATGTCATACTACTGGCGAGATTAAAGCCGGTGGATCCATAGGCATGCCGCAAAAGGAAGTTCTTGAAGGATCTAAAGTTACATTCTTTACTGAGAGGGATGTACCAAGCTCACACTCAGTTTCTGGAGTGACTTGTGTGGATTGTCACATGCCTGATAATAAAAGTCACAGCTTTAAATTTATAATGCCCACATCTTTAGAAACCGATAATACTAACAAGGATTCACAGGAAGAAAAGACTGATAATAAAGAAAAACAAGTGGCTTCATGTACTACCTGTCATAGGGTTTTGCCGCCAAAATTACTTAAAAGGCAAATAGTTTCAAAACAATCTACAATAACTAATATGCAAAATAAAGTTAAAAAATTGTTAGAGACTAATAAAGAATTTAAAGATCAAGAAATTTATAAGAAAGCTAAGGCTAATTATGAATTTACCAAAAAAGATGGTAGTAAAGGTATTCATAACTCCATCTATATTAGAGATATTTTAAAGAGAACAGCTATCCAATTGAATAATCTTAAAACGAATAATTAG